The Lagopus muta isolate bLagMut1 chromosome 8, bLagMut1 primary, whole genome shotgun sequence genome contains a region encoding:
- the TMEM198 gene encoding transmembrane protein 198 isoform X1: MRLPGLPRAMTATVQTLRFKLLPHDTGQEWVHSCQQEIERRYQVVPSVVCAMCCLFGIIYCFFGYRCFKAVMFLTGLMFGSIIIFMLCYKERVLDTQLSVEASVGIGLGIGVLCGLVTMLVRSVGLFMVGLLLGLLLAVATLVVMEQFYHPPTVWIPIALLLGVGMLFAVLTLQWQRFFTTLSTAVFGSAIMTVTVDYFIELFLLVQYIYERIKVAPARPVCWYSWVILGIWPLLTVLGVLVQWKVTAEGYSHTEVIISRQQRRVQLMRIKQREDRKEKKKKRRPHHPPPHQHKAHPPEPAYRRKPNPVRRFDGDVLSPVSPTSRSYIQSFRERQTGPSLNSLIASSHAVVDLDYDCSSTVPLTTGSGPAMRV; the protein is encoded by the exons ATGCGTCTCCCAGGACTCCCCAGAGCCATGACTGCAACTGTGCAGACGCTGCGCTTCAAGCTGCTGCCGCACGACACAGGCCAGGAGTGGgtgcacagctgccagcaggagatTGAGCGCCGCTACCAGGTGGTGCCCTCTGTGGTGTGTGCCATGTGCTGCCTCTTTGGGATTATCTACTGCTTCTTTG GTTACCGCTGCTTCAAGGCTGTCATGTTCCTGACGGGACTGATGTTCGGCTCCATCATCATCTTCATGCTGTGCTACAAGGAGCGGGTGCTGGACACGCAGCTGAGCGTGGAGGCATCAGTGGGCATCGGGCTGGGCATTGGAGTGCTGTGCGGGCTGGTCACCATGCTGGTGCGCAGCGTCGGCCTCTTCATGgtagggctgctgctggggctgttgCTGGCGGTGGCCACGCTGGTGGTGATGGAGCAGTTCTACCACCCACCTACGGTGTGGATCCCCATCGCGCTGCTGCTGGGTGTGGGGATGCTCTTTGCCGTGCTCACCCTGCAGTGGCAGCGTTTCTTCACCACCCTCTCCACTGCCGTCTTCGGCAGCGCCATTATGACCGTCACCGTCGATTACTTCATCGAGCTCTTCCTGCTGGTGCAGTACATCTATGAGCGCATCAAGGTGGCCCCCGCTCGCCCTGTGTGCTGGTACAGCTGGGTCATCCTGGGCATCTGGCCTCTGCTCACTGTGCTGGGTGTCCTGGTCCAGTGGAAGGTCACGGCCGAGGGCTACTCTCACACTGAAG tgATCATCAGCCGGCAGCAGCGCCGTGTGCAGCTGATGCGCATCAAGCAGCGGGAGGACCgcaaagagaagaagaagaagcgGAGGCCCCACCACCCACCGCCCCACCAGCACAAGGCCCACCCGCCCGAGCCTGCCTACCGCCGCAAGCCCAACCCCGTGCGCCGCTTCGATGGGGACGTGCTCTCCCCAGTGAGTCCCACGTCCAGG AGCTATATCCAGAGTTTCCGAGAGCGGCAGACGGGGCCATCCCTCAACAGCCTCATTGCCAGCTCCCATGCCGTGGTGGACCTGGACTATGACTGCAGCTCCACTGTGCCCCTCACCACAGGCTCCGGCCCTGCCATGCGGGTATAA
- the TMEM198 gene encoding transmembrane protein 198 isoform X2: protein MRLPGLPRAMTATVQTLRFKLLPHDTGQEWVHSCQQEIERRYQVVPSVVCAMCCLFGIIYCFFGYRCFKAVMFLTGLMFGSIIIFMLCYKERVLDTQLSVEASVGIGLGIGVLCGLVTMLVRSVGLFMVGLLLGLLLAVATLVVMEQFYHPPTVWIPIALLLGVGMLFAVLTLQWQRFFTTLSTAVFGSAIMTVTVDYFIELFLLVQYIYERIKVAPARPVCWYSWVILGIWPLLTVLGVLVQWKVTAEGYSHTEVIISRQQRRVQLMRIKQREDRKEKKKKRRPHHPPPHQHKAHPPEPAYRRKPNPVRRFDGDVLSPSYIQSFRERQTGPSLNSLIASSHAVVDLDYDCSSTVPLTTGSGPAMRV from the exons ATGCGTCTCCCAGGACTCCCCAGAGCCATGACTGCAACTGTGCAGACGCTGCGCTTCAAGCTGCTGCCGCACGACACAGGCCAGGAGTGGgtgcacagctgccagcaggagatTGAGCGCCGCTACCAGGTGGTGCCCTCTGTGGTGTGTGCCATGTGCTGCCTCTTTGGGATTATCTACTGCTTCTTTG GTTACCGCTGCTTCAAGGCTGTCATGTTCCTGACGGGACTGATGTTCGGCTCCATCATCATCTTCATGCTGTGCTACAAGGAGCGGGTGCTGGACACGCAGCTGAGCGTGGAGGCATCAGTGGGCATCGGGCTGGGCATTGGAGTGCTGTGCGGGCTGGTCACCATGCTGGTGCGCAGCGTCGGCCTCTTCATGgtagggctgctgctggggctgttgCTGGCGGTGGCCACGCTGGTGGTGATGGAGCAGTTCTACCACCCACCTACGGTGTGGATCCCCATCGCGCTGCTGCTGGGTGTGGGGATGCTCTTTGCCGTGCTCACCCTGCAGTGGCAGCGTTTCTTCACCACCCTCTCCACTGCCGTCTTCGGCAGCGCCATTATGACCGTCACCGTCGATTACTTCATCGAGCTCTTCCTGCTGGTGCAGTACATCTATGAGCGCATCAAGGTGGCCCCCGCTCGCCCTGTGTGCTGGTACAGCTGGGTCATCCTGGGCATCTGGCCTCTGCTCACTGTGCTGGGTGTCCTGGTCCAGTGGAAGGTCACGGCCGAGGGCTACTCTCACACTGAAG tgATCATCAGCCGGCAGCAGCGCCGTGTGCAGCTGATGCGCATCAAGCAGCGGGAGGACCgcaaagagaagaagaagaagcgGAGGCCCCACCACCCACCGCCCCACCAGCACAAGGCCCACCCGCCCGAGCCTGCCTACCGCCGCAAGCCCAACCCCGTGCGCCGCTTCGATGGGGACGTGCTCTCCCCA AGCTATATCCAGAGTTTCCGAGAGCGGCAGACGGGGCCATCCCTCAACAGCCTCATTGCCAGCTCCCATGCCGTGGTGGACCTGGACTATGACTGCAGCTCCACTGTGCCCCTCACCACAGGCTCCGGCCCTGCCATGCGGGTATAA